The nucleotide sequence TCATCCGGACGAAGCGGTTGTGGCGTGTTCTTCGGACCTACAAAATTCACTACGCCCGGCGTGTTAGCCACGACGTGCTGCACCAGCTTATCATCCACCATTTCAATAATCATATAACCCGGCAAAAAAGATCGTGTTTTTTCCTTTTTCTTGCCGTTCTTCATCTCAATCACGGTCTCAGAAGGAATCATGATCCGAAAAACTTTATCTTTCAATCCGGCTATTTCCAATTCGCTTTGAATGTGGTCTTTTACCTTCTGCTCCTGTCCCGAATACACGCGCAGCGTAAACCACCTCGTATTTTCTGGTCGGACGACCTCTTCGACAACTTCTTCTTTTTTTTCTGAAACGTTTTCAGAATTTTCCATTCTTATCCTTTTCTGCGATAGCCCGATTGAACGTGCAATTTAAGATTACAAAAGAAACTGTTTAACGATATACTGCAATATATTGTCTGTCGTAAAAATATAGATCGACAATAATATCCATACTACCATAACCACGCCGGTCGAACCCATGAGTTCGTCTTTGGTTGGCCACGATACTTTCTTCATTTCCGTCTTAATATTTTCAAAAAATTCTGTTAACTTTCCCATAAGTCTTTCCTATCATTGTTAGTCATGCGCAGGGGAGACAGGACTTGAACCTGCAACCTACGGTTTTGGAGACCGCCGCTCTGCCAATTGAGCCACTCCCCTATTTCCCGTCCCGCATGCGCGGAGAC is from bacterium and encodes:
- the nusG gene encoding transcription termination/antitermination factor NusG, translating into MENSENVSEKKEEVVEEVVRPENTRWFTLRVYSGQEQKVKDHIQSELEIAGLKDKVFRIMIPSETVIEMKNGKKKEKTRSFLPGYMIIEMVDDKLVQHVVANTPGVVNFVGPKNTPQPLRPDEVDRMLGRMHEKKTSETYDVPFKVGDPIRVTDGPFTDFTGFIDEINYEKSKLKVMVSIFGRSTPVELDFLQVKLEQ
- the secE gene encoding preprotein translocase subunit SecE → MGKLTEFFENIKTEMKKVSWPTKDELMGSTGVVMVVWILLSIYIFTTDNILQYIVKQFLL